In the genome of Populus trichocarpa isolate Nisqually-1 chromosome 6, P.trichocarpa_v4.1, whole genome shotgun sequence, one region contains:
- the LOC7485288 gene encoding fasciclin-like arabinogalactan protein 4 translates to MARINPAISQITPTTTLTYFLLLLLATTTTITPILAITNLTALLSSFPDFSSFTSLLASTPSITSDLSNRSALTLLVIPNSYLSSSLDLTRRLSPSSLTDLLRYHILLQYLSSSDLHQLPPAGALITTLFQTTGRASSNFGSVNITRNPVTNAITISSPSPFSSSNATVLSLIKTLPYNVSIISVNSLLVPYGFDLMASETRPTLGLNITKALLDGRSFFVAASLLSASGVVEEFEADEGGAGITLFVPTDSAFSDLSETDVSLQSLPADKKADVLKFHVLHSYYPLGSLESIVNPVQPTLATEDMGAGSFTLNISRANGSVAIDSGIVLASVTQTVFDQNPVAIFGVSKVLLPKEIFGRNPVLTSKPGNSDMGNALPPAVALSPESSPKMLSSAPGVREEKSGVGGLQRFSTLPLLCALVVWYCI, encoded by the coding sequence ATGGCACGAATCAATCCAGCCATTTCCCAAATTACCCCAACAACCACACTTACCtatttcctcctcctcctcctcgccACCACCACTACCATCACCCCAATTTTAGCCATAACCAACCTAACAGCCCTCCTCTCCTCCTTCCCTGACTTCTCCTCCTTCACTTCCCTCCTCGCTTCCACACCCTCTATAACCTCAGACCTCTCCAACCGCTCTGCTCTCACTCTCTTAGTCATCCCAAATTCTTACCTTTCCTCCTCTTTAGACCTCACGCGCCGCCTCTCTCCTTCTTCCCTCACCGACCTCCTTCGTTACCACATCCTCCTCCAATACCTCTCTTCCTCCGACCTCCACCAACTTCCCCCAGCTGGGGCCCTCATCACCACCCTCTTCCAAACAACCGGCCGTGCCTCCTCCAACTTTGGCTCTGTTAACATAACTCGAAACCCAGTAACAAACGCAATCACTATTTCCTCTCCATCCCCTTTTTCCTCCTCAAACGCCACGGTTTTGTCCCTGATAAAGACTCTTCCTTACAATGTTTCAATAATTTCAGTGAATTCTCTTTTAGTCCCATATGGGTTTGATTTGATGGCATCAGAAACAAGGCCCACATTGGGTTTGAATATTACTAAAGCATTACTTGATGGCCGCAGTTTTTTTGTCGCAGCATCTTTGTTATCTGCTTCTGGTGTTGTAGAGGAATTCGAAGCCGATGAAGGAGGAGCTGGAATAACTCTTTTTGTGCCTACTGATTCTGCATTTTCAGATCTGTCGGAAACTGATGTTAGTTTACAGTCATTGCCAGCTGATAAGAAAGCTGATGTCTTGAAATTCCATGTCTTACATTCTTATTACCCTCTGGGTTCATTGGAGTCTATTGTTAATCCTGTGCAGCCTACATTGGCTACTGAAGATATGGGTGCTGGCAGTTTTACTTTAAATATTTCGAGGGCTAATGGGTCGGTTGCGATTGATTCAGGGATTGTTCTGGCGTCTGTTACGCAGACGGTTTTTGATCAGAACCCTGTTGCAATTTTTGGggtttcaaaagtgcttttgcCTAAAGAGATTTTTGGGAGGAATCCAGTGTTGACTAGTAAGCCAGGGAATTCTGATATGGGAAATGCACTGCCGCCTGCTGTTGCTTTGTCGCCAGAGAGTTCGCCGAAAATGTTGTCCTCTGCACCGGGTGTTAGAGAAGAGAAGTCTGGAGTTGGAGGGTTACAGCGGTTCAGTACTCTACCTTTGCTTTGTGCTCTTGTTGTATGGTATTGTATTTAG